The genomic interval TATCGAGGCAGCGCAGGTCTAGGTCTTAAAAATGAAGTAAgtagaaattaaaaagatcCCAAATGATGTTTATATTCCACCTCTATCTTCTGCATTTTTATGCCCTTTTTTGATTAACACCAATGTTTTTGCATGTTCTGTTGTGTTCTTGAGTCTGAAATCATaattaatatacttattgatAAAGACCATTTCTGCCCCACTCAAAATTACAATTTTTAACTCTGATGCATGTTTCTCCTAtgtttctttttcatctttgttacaaatattttataatttctcCAAGTATTTTTCGGCTTTCTAGCATGTTTGAGAAGTTACAGACACAATAAAGGTCAGCTGCTATTTTCAGCATTGCAAGTTCGGTATAACTCATGCGGaaattattagaaaatttCCTCTGTATCTTTTATATTCATCTACATAATCAACAGAAAATTTCTctctgtatttttttttctgaaaaactAAATTTTTAGAAAATCATCTCTCTAAAGTCAGCTTTCCCATGTCTTccactttattttatttttgtttcttgatttttatttttaggttTTAATACAAAGTGACTATTTTTTTCCATTTATCCTTAAACGCTAGGAAATGTGGGATATTAATTAGTTGCCTAGAAGCTGTGATAATCTTGGTCTTGCTAGCTCACTCTAAGCAACATCAACCCGTCTTCTTACTCTCACCATCTTAAATGCTTTCAATTTCTTCTACTATGATCTGCGTGCGGTGCTTAAGGCTcagtgtttttattttctaatcTTGGTTTGGTCATATTCAGTACTGTATACCTAATTTATTGGCCTGAATGCCAAAATTGGTGAACTATACTTTTTGTTAGTGTCATACTGTCATATTTGCATTTCAAGTGtgcatgtgtttttttttccctctgaaaataatactaaaagtTATGCTCTCCTTGCAGTTCTTTTCTACAAGCCCCTTGGCATGTGACCTTTCTGGTCTACCTGTAGTCTataatgaggaagaagaattaAAACTAGCTAATGAGCAGAGAAAGTAAGTTATTACTTACCTCTTCTTAATGAATGTGTAAGAGTATGCATTTATCCTCTTAATTGCTTTATTTGCACTTTTACGCTGCAATATCAACTGGaactttcttttcaattttacaTATATGGTTACCAACTTACTGTAGACGTTAAGGCATCCAACGAAAACCAATAGGCTACAAAGTCCATGATGTGGGATATTATTAACAATAATGAATGATCGAACTAtttgcctctctctctctctctctctctctctctctctctctctcttaataCCATATGCAACTATACATTCCTTATGGAATGGTTTGGTTTCTAATTTAATACTTGTGCTATCTGGTTATTTATCTTATATCAACAGGTTCAGGAATTCTAAAGTAAAACAACGGTCTAGAAAACAACGTGAGCACCGCAGACAAGATGTTGCATCTTTCACACAGGTAATTTTCAAGTCTTTTGTTTAAGCCATTAAAGCCTTCCCTCACTCCTTTTATCCCTCATGTAATTTCTACTGTTAACTGATCATAGTCGAAATGTAAGATGAGGGAAGGAGAATAGACAGTGATGCATTATGCATTGGGAGTGGGGAGGGTTCTGTAGCACTCTCTCCACCTTATCATATATTGGAAGGGAACATGGAGAATGTTTTTTATACCACTGGAGAAGCAAAACCGTCTATTTGACTTGGTTCTGCAATATCTGTTGGGTTTGAATCTATCAAATGATACACATTCAATAACTTTTGGCTAATgactttttttgttacaatatTTTGGAGTGATGAATATAATGTTATATGCCCTTGTGGTCCAGGAAGAGGAGAAAACTGCCGAGCCAAATGTTGAAAATGAGGAGCCTGGCAGTGCAACTAGTAGTACGTCCTCTGGTGTAAATCAGACTAGCCGGAAAGAAAGCCCGATCTTCTCTCTTTCCCCAGTTAAATCTGCTGACCGGAAATTGTCCCCTAAGAATGGCAAGATCCTACCTCCTATACCTAAGTCAAAAGCACGCATAGCCAATTATAATGACGACAGTGACTTGTACAGGTCGAATTTGATTAACAGGTCTCTATCGACCAGAGAATTTAGAAAATCAACTCAAAGGGAGAAATTAGAACTATATGCCATTGATGATTGATTAGGCCACTCAAGAGACTGCGCAGACTTGCATATCTTCTGTCGTTTCCATTTGATTTACCTTGAGGTTCTTGTTCTATACTTTTTTGCCCAGCTGAGTATTGACCAATATGGAAAACAAATGGAACAAGATGTATAATAAATTTGGTATTATGTATAATGGCCATGGTTTGTGTGCATTGTCTAAATTCAATATGTGGGTTTTAGTGAGCCAGCCaaggaaagaaaggaaaaacaaagCCAAGTTTTCGTTTCTACACAAGGGGCTTGATTGAGTTTGTGAAAATTTCGGGGTTTTGATTTAGTTACGATCATTGCAATGAGCCAGTTGGCGTACCTCAAGTCATTTAATTCTTATTCAGTTCTGAGAATTGTTTGCTGAATTGAAGTAATTCCTGTTGGCGTCTTTTATTCATTGTTTTTCACAGAGTTGCATAGTTTGGTTGAATTCAAACACCTTTTGGCCGGTGTTACCATCTCTGCTTCCTATGAATTTTCTTTATAATTTGAAAATTGTTCTAACAAAGATGAGAAGATGAACATGAGTTTTAAGATACGAGTCTTAATTTTACATCTTTTAACGTTAGATACGGTGAAGAAAATTAAGTTTATGCATGCATCCAACTGATCCAAGTGTAGAGAAAATTAGTACACTCCAGAATTGTTGACGTCCTGAATCCTGATCATCTCTTCTTGAATTTCGATTCGATTACCAAACGTACATGAACAGGAGGGTCCACGATACACAAACTGTATACAATCCAGAGGCCAAGGGCCATAGCTAGAGGGATCCAGAAGTGAGTACAACAAAGGTTTCGAGATCAAAATCATGGGATACAACTCTCTTAATTAAGGTCTTAACTAAAACTACATATTTATATCTTCTGATTTAGGATACATATGTTTCATACATCGTAACGAACATCGGCGAACCTGTTCTTGATCCACTTGAAGCTGTTTTTAAGACTCGTTTTGAGCTTACCTTCCATGGTAAACACGTTGTATGATGCaactctcttcttcctctggAGCTCCGGATCGCCGGCCGTTGCGAATCCACTTCCCTTCTGAGATGGCCCGTTAAAGTTGTACGAGTTGGACCGCTCCCCAAACCCGAACTCGCCGGAGTAGGCTGAGCTGTATTGAGGGAACGACTTGCTTTTCTCCATAGATGATCACCAAGCTACTCACTTTGCTGGTATGGAAGCTCCTCTCTCAAGCCTCATGGTATTTATACAAGTAGAGAAGCAAAATTGAGGGTGGTTGATGGAGTGATCGAGTGTGGTTTGCAGCCAGGCCATGTGGGATGTTGGGAGGCTGCACGCTTTATCATGAGGGTCACCACGGCAGTTAGATATGCCATTGATCAAAATTGATGGTTCACATGTTTGGATGTGGACATTACACAACTGGTTGAGTGACTTGAGTCATGGGGTGGAAGAATCCGGGGACCCTAAGTTTTAGTATGTCTGTGACTACCATAGCTAGAAAGATATTAAGGTACTATCGCAAATAAGTATCAGGTCCAATGTCTATGGCTAGGGATTGTGCAAAGAAGGCCATGCATGGCTCTCTATAGTTCCATGGCTGTCTAGTCAATTTGATGGTGCGATTTGCAAATCAGCAATGCAACCAAAGTTTGATTGAAAGTAGTGGAGTCATCTCTACTTTATGTTCATGATGTTGGTGACTTTGTACAAGGTGGGGTTCTGTGTATTATGATATGGGTGGCATGCTTATCTGGAGTGATTATGCCAATGTTTCTACTTTGATTAGCAGTAGTGAATGATCTCCCAAATTTTGTCTTCTTTGCTTTCAATAGACGGTTGGTGTAGCGTTGATTAATGATCCAAGGATGGGACTCTGAGTCTAAACTCCTAAAGTAGCCGAGCCAATTCTTACATTGACCTTCCTCCTCTCATCAATCTCTATTGTACCACTTGTGACAGTTGCCCCAGAGCAGACTCACCCATATCCCAGTCGCTCCACTGTTGACACTCAACAGTCTGTGCCCCATCCCACCATGACCGGCCAAACAAGATATTCATCTAACCTTATTCGGACATGGGAGAACCAACTTTACCATCTCGGCCATTCAATATGCATGAAGCTCCATACTTTGTACCGAGAATCGCTCATCGTTCGAGCTTCCACTTCGAATTCGACGCCATCTAGCACACGGCATCAGTTTTTGCAAACCCTAGCTAGACCAGCGATCGAGTATGCACTCGCTGTTGCTCAGCTAATCCACCACTTTGATCTGCAAGAACTGAAACTCAGCCCAACAGTTCATATGTGAAATAAAAAGATGTTTTACTGATGATTTTCAATTTTAGTTAGTCCAAGAATCCAAACTTGATCGAGTAGCGTTAATTTGCATGTAAATATTATACGAGGATTAAGAATCAAGGGATATATTCTTATCTATGTGCCAAATGACCACagtaaaaatatagaaaatttattaaaagtTGTCaagctattttttttttcatcaaaaCTAAAATCTCAGTAAAATCCTTCAAGTCATAAAAAGTTGTCAAGCTAAGCCAAGCTGAATATGCTGCCCCGTTAAAACATTCAAGTTCAAAATCCCAAATTCTCCCGCTCTACCTCCCCTACTATTAGAAACCCTAGTTTCTTCCTATTAGAGTATCTAATACTCTTTCTATTCTCCCTCAATATGATCAATACTATGAATTAAACCATCTGCAATCctcatctctcttctttttcagCCAATTTCTCATCCATTCCTTTGATCCAAACTCTTCTATTTCTCAAGTTTACCCAAAGTGGATTCGTGTTGCTACCATAAAGGAAGATCCTGGGTTGTTcaatggtggtggtgggggtGAGATCAGATTGAAGAATGCCACCACACTTCTTGACAAAAATCTGCCTCTCAGGCCGCATCCAGATCTGCCGAGGTATGATGGAAATCGATTCAAACGAAGCAGAATAGTCATAACCAATGCCAGTTTTCCTTAGA from Argentina anserina chromosome 2, drPotAnse1.1, whole genome shotgun sequence carries:
- the LOC126784515 gene encoding uncharacterized protein LOC126784515, which gives rise to MEKSKSFPQYSSAYSGEFGFGERSNSYNFNGPSQKGSGFATAGDPELQRKKRVASYNVFTMEGKLKTSLKNSFKWIKNRFADVRYDV